Below is a window of Alkalidesulfovibrio alkalitolerans DSM 16529 DNA.
GTTTTGCTGTCCTTCCCGAATCGGGTGACCTGTTGGATCGCGCTCATCCTCTTCGTCGCAGCCGCAGTGACCGACCTCTTCGACGGCATGGTTGCCAGGCGGATGGCTCTGGTCTCCAACTTCGGCAAGTTTCTCGACCCTCTTGCCGACAAGTTGCTCATTTGTTCCGTTCTGATCATGCTTGTGGCTCTCGGTTGGGCTCCGGCCTGGGTCGCGGTGTTGATCATCGCCCGGGAGCTTGCCGTGACCGGGCTTCGGGCTATGGCTGCGGACAAGGGGCTGGTCATCGCGGCCGACCGATATGGAAAGCTGAAAACCATCGTCCAGATCGTCGCCTTGTGCCCACTCATCCTTCACTACCCGCTCGGCGTGTTCGATCCGAAGCCGATTGGAGAGTTGTTGCTTTACATCGCTCTTGCATTGACGGTATATTCCGGGTGGAATTACATGCATTCATTCTACGCGGTTTGGGCACGAAGCGAGTGAGGGGCGGGGCTGCGACGCATTGCGCGCGTTCTGTGCCAGGGGATGGTAAGGGGAATGTCGCTGCATCTGATGTTTCGCATCACGAACTGCTTGCAGACCATACTCGAGCTTGAGCCGCAATTGGAACGGCTGGAGTTGGGCAAGGATCTTTTGAAGGAGTTCGAGCAGTTGAAGTCCTTTTTGTCGAAAGTGAATCATATCGACCTGCACGAGGACGACGTCGCGCGCATCGAGTCCGCCACGGCGAGTTTTCTCGACGAATTGCGAGGCCCCCTGACTGCGATCGATCGCACAGGAAGCCAGGCGCGTTTTCTGCAATGAGGGACCCTCGTCGATGATCCTGCGCCGGGCTTTTCTGATCGGGCTGCTCACCGCGAACTTCGCGTTGATGTATCTGCTGTTTTTGGGCGACCAGGGAGTCTCGGCATACCGGGAGACCAAGGCTAGACACGACGATCTCGTGGCCAGAATCGGTGAGATGAACCACAGGGGCATCGAACTGTCGCAGGACATCCGGCTCTTGAAGACCGACCGAGAACACATGGAGAGGGCCGTGCGCGCCCAGACGAACTACGTCCGCGGCAACGAGATCCTCTATCTCTTCTCCACGCAGCGCCGCGATAACCCGTAGACCTTGGCTGGAGCCGCAGGCGATGAAAAATAAGATCGAACTCTTCCAGGAACTCTTCTCTTCCGATCCAACCTCCAAGGTCTTTTATCCGCTCGCCAAGCTCTACGCCGAGTCGGGCATGATTCTACAGGCCGCGGAAACTCTGCGCCAAGGCCTGTCGCGACATCCCGATCACATGGAAGCCCGACTGCTCCTGATTGAGATCCTCCATCAACTCGAACGCGACGATGCGGCCGCCGAGGAAGTCGAAATACTTGCCGGGACGCTTTCGCGCTATCCCGCGTTCTGGGGCATATGGGCGGGCATGGCCGGGCAGCGTTCGCCCGATGCTGCCGTGGCCTTGAACTTCCTCTCGACGCATCTCGCCGGAGAGGAGATCACCTGGGCCAAGGTGCTACACAAGGGCTTTGAAGCCCTTTCTGGCAGATTGGGCTACGATGATGATCTTGATATCGAGGCGCCCGCCCAGGCTTCCGCCCGTCCAGAATCCGCTTTCCACAGGAGCCACGCCCCAGAGTTCACCTTCGAGGCGGAGGTGTCCGCAGGCGTCCAAACGCGGAGCATGACCAAGCCCATCGCGGTAGACGTGCCGGACGAAGGTCGCGGGCCCTCACTGCGCACCCGGACCATGGCCGAACTGCTTATCTCCCAAGGGGATCATGCCGGAGCGCTCGAAATTCTGGCTGAGCTTGCGGAGCATGCTCCCGAGAAAGAGCGGATCGCGCTTTTGTCCCGCATGGAAGAAGTGCACGAACTGGAACGGCAGGCCGCCCTGAAGGGAGAGGCCGAATCGGGCCTGGACGAAGCCGACTTCATCTCCGGAGAGCCCATGCAACGGGCCAAAAACAAGCTCGTTCGCTCCCTCTCCCTGCTTGCTGAGCGCCTGGAGGCGCGGGCGAGTGTCTGACATTGGCAGCACGGAGCCTCTTTTGTCCGATGCACGGCCTCTCCGTCGGATTGTTTCAATCCTCGACTTCGGCTATAAGTGGAAATCGCCTCTACAACCTGTTACGTCCGAAAGCATGATCCGAAAACTCGCCCTGATTCTCCTGCTTGCAACCGTGGCCGTCATGGGGTGCGCCAAAGTCACCAAAACCTATCGCTGGGTTTTGGGCGGCATCAACCCTAATCCCGAAATCACCCTTGAGCCCGCGACGTTCTCCGAGGAAAGCGAGGAACGGTTGGCCATGCTTTTCACGCCGGTGGACAGGCAACTCCAGTCTCTTCAGCGGGAAGTGGATGCGCAGACCTCCTATCCCGAACGCGATTGGTTCGGCATGGTCTTCTCCCGGTATCCCTGGGTCGGTGGGGTCATGATCGTCGAGTCCACAGGGGAGATCATCGACAGGCAGCCGGAGTTCAGCCTCAAGCCGCTCGATTTCTCGCCGCTGCTCGAAGTAGGCGAAGCCTGGAACGATGGTCGCATGCGCGCCCACGTTCAAGCCACCGATCTCGGCGCGGAGGTTTTTTTGGCCAACTCCTACACCAGGGATCGTTCCTGGATCGGCTTGACGATTGTGCATTTCGATTTCAGAAGCCTGATGCGCTTTTGTCCTGCCCCCGAGGAACTCGTGGTGTTCTCTCCCGCCGCCGTCCTTTCGGCTCAAGGCCAGGAAGAGTATGCCGAGCGTCTTCTCAATGCGCCTTGGGAGAGGATACTGCAAGGCAACGTGCAGGGGCAGATCGAACTCGCCGAGCAAAAAGTCACGTTCACCTGGTTGGCGCGCGTTTTGGGTGGCGAATACATCATCTACGCAGTGCGCGACCGATAGTGAAGCTTTTTCGTCTCCGACCGCGTTACAGCCATTGGAGGATGTCATGCCCGAAGTCAACGTAACGGAACATCTGTTGCTCAATCAGAAGAAAATGCCCGTTGCCCGCGGGCAGTTCACACATCTTCTGAACCAGCTCATTCTGTCCTTCAAGATCATCTCCCGTGAAGTCACCAAAGCCGGAC
It encodes the following:
- a CDS encoding tetratricopeptide repeat protein, with the translated sequence MKNKIELFQELFSSDPTSKVFYPLAKLYAESGMILQAAETLRQGLSRHPDHMEARLLLIEILHQLERDDAAAEEVEILAGTLSRYPAFWGIWAGMAGQRSPDAAVALNFLSTHLAGEEITWAKVLHKGFEALSGRLGYDDDLDIEAPAQASARPESAFHRSHAPEFTFEAEVSAGVQTRSMTKPIAVDVPDEGRGPSLRTRTMAELLISQGDHAGALEILAELAEHAPEKERIALLSRMEEVHELERQAALKGEAESGLDEADFISGEPMQRAKNKLVRSLSLLAERLEARASV
- the pgsA gene encoding CDP-diacylglycerol--glycerol-3-phosphate 3-phosphatidyltransferase; this encodes MFNLANKLTLLRIAAVPLIVVLLSFPNRVTCWIALILFVAAAVTDLFDGMVARRMALVSNFGKFLDPLADKLLICSVLIMLVALGWAPAWVAVLIIARELAVTGLRAMAADKGLVIAADRYGKLKTIVQIVALCPLILHYPLGVFDPKPIGELLLYIALALTVYSGWNYMHSFYAVWARSE
- a CDS encoding FtsB family cell division protein; amino-acid sequence: MILRRAFLIGLLTANFALMYLLFLGDQGVSAYRETKARHDDLVARIGEMNHRGIELSQDIRLLKTDREHMERAVRAQTNYVRGNEILYLFSTQRRDNP